The proteins below are encoded in one region of Strix aluco isolate bStrAlu1 chromosome 8, bStrAlu1.hap1, whole genome shotgun sequence:
- the RNPC3 gene encoding RNA-binding region-containing protein 3 yields the protein MAAPGGEEARAAGPGLGAGPGLGAGPPHPGVPPHPGVPPHPGVARRRGRTLLVRHLPAELAAAEKEDLLRHFGAVSVRVLSDHGRLKHTAFATFPSENAAVKALSRLHQLKLLGHTLVVEFAKEQDSVQVLSQPSVSEKCKSSEEPVKEEEKKEPSCVKIENGIAPNHGLTFPINSCLKYLYPPPSSTILANIANALASVPKFYVQVLHLMNKMNLPPPFGPITARPPMYEEYLPVPVPPPPVPPLPPEEPPLPEEEEEQLSSGDESEYESDDEEEKERMTKLMELATLQPKRPINTKRRGVRKKQRIKDLLNLPVCTPHSNLHPTLSPSDVFEQPQHVGPKKIEFHITTDIPAVLQINSEKELKNDLYATTEEINNTGFGRIFPTPSSNDKMETEEEDDEIPSEFISRKDLEKNRLSREEMEKFSVFKNYEPGDPNCRIYVKNLAKQVQEKDLKFIFGRYVDFQSEVERNMFDIRLMKEGRMKGQAFIGLPNEKAAAKALKEANGYVLFEKPMVVQFARSARPKQDANEGKRKK from the exons ATGGCGGCGCCGGGCGGCGAGGAGGCGCGGGCGGCCGGCCCGGGATTGGGGGCCggcccggggctgggggccggCCCGCCGCACCCCGGCGTCCCGCCGCACCCCGGCGTCCCACCGCACCCCGGCgtggcgcggcggcggggccggacgCTGCTGGTGCGGCACCTGCCCGCCGAGCTGGCGGCGGCGGAGAAGGAGGATCTGCTGAGGCACTTCGGGGCCGTGTCTGTGCGCGTCCTGTCGGACCACGGGCGGCTG aAACATACTGCTTTTGCTACCTTCCCTAGTGAAAATGCAGCTGTGAAG GCTTTGTCAAGACTGCATCAGCTGAAACTTTTAGGTCACACCTTAGTTGTTGAATTTGCGAAGGAGCAAGATAGTGTGCAGGTACTTAGCCAGCCTTCTGTCTCAGAGAAGTGTAAAAG ttcagaagagccagtgaaagaagaagagaagaaagaaccaAGCTGTGTTAAAATAGAGAATGGAATTGCACCCAACCATGG tctcacCTTTCCCATCAATTCTTGCCTCAAATATTTGTATCCACCACCTTCAAGTACAATTCTAGCAAATATAGCAAATGCCTTGGCAAGTGTGCCCAAGTTTTATGTTCAG GTACTTCATCTTATGAATAAAATGAATCTTCCTCCACCTTTTGGACCAATTACAGCTCGCCCTCCCATG TATGAAGAGTATTTACCAGTGCCTGTGCCACCTCCCCcagtcccacctctccctcctgaAGAGCCTCCTTTGcctgaagaggaagaagagcaaCTATCTAGTGGAGATGAATCAGAATATGAAAGtgatgatgaggaggaaaaggagag aatGACCAAGTTGATGGAATTAGCAACTCTTCAGCCTAAAAGACCAATAAACACTAAGAGGCGTGGTGttagaaaaaagcaaagaattaaaGACTTATTGAATCTTCCTGTGTGTACTCCCCACAG TAATTTGCACCCTACGCTGTCACCTTCAGATGTCTTTGAGCAGCCACAGCATGTAGGTCCAAAAAAAATAGAGTTCCATATTACTACTGACATCCCAGCTGTTCTTCAGATAAACTcggaaaaagaactgaaaaatg ACCTTTATGCAACCACAGAAGAAATCAATAATACAGGCTTTGGAAGGATCTTCCCAACTCCTAGTTCAAATGATAAAATGGAAACTGAAGAGGAGGATGATGAAATACCATCAGAATTTATTTCTAGAAAGGATCTAGAAAAAAACAGACTTTCTAGAGAAG aaatggaaaaattttctgttttcaaaaactaTGAGCCAGGTGATCCAAATTGCAGGATATATGTGAAGAATTTAGCTAAACAAGTTCAAGAAAAG GATCTCAAGTTCATTTTTGGAAGATACGTTGACTTCCAGTCAGAAGTGGAACGAAATAT GTTTGATATACGTTTGATGAAAGAAGGCCGTATGAAGGGACAGGCTTTCATTGGACTTCCTAATGAAAAAGCAGCTGCTAAGGCTTTAAAAGAAGCAAATGGATATGTCTTATTTGAAAAACCCATGGTGGTT CAATTTGCTCGCTCAGCTAGACCAAAACAGGATGCcaatgaagggaaaagaaaaaagtag